In Brachyhypopomus gauderio isolate BG-103 chromosome 11, BGAUD_0.2, whole genome shotgun sequence, a single genomic region encodes these proteins:
- the ppip5k1b gene encoding inositol hexakisphosphate and diphosphoinositol-pentakisphosphate kinase 1 isoform X6: MRNASDPYDEEEDDDDVSSERQIVVGICSMMKKSNSKPMTQIMERLCKFEYITVVIFPEDVILNEPVEKWPLCDCLISFHSKGFPLDKAVSYAKLRNPLLINDLNMQYFIRDRREVYRILKEEGIDLPRYAVLNRDPDRPKECNLVEGEDHVEVNGEVFQKPFVEKPVSAEDHNVYIYYPTPAGGGSQRLFRKIGSRSSVYSPESAVRKTGSYIYEEFMPTDGTDVKVYTVGPDYAHAEARKSPALDGKVERDSEGKEIRYPVMLTAMEKLVARKVCLAFKQTVCGFDLLRANGHSFVCDVNGFSFVKNSMKYYDDCAKVLGNMVMRELAPQLHIPWSIPMEAEDIPIVPTTSGTMMELRCVIAVIRHGDRTPKQKMKMEVRNALFFELFDKYGGYKTGKLKLKKPKQLQEVLDIARQLLAELGQHNDCEIEEKKSKLEQLKTVLEMESSLNDNQYGHFSGINRKVQLTYLPNGQLKASSEEEDSLTGGPSLLLVLKWGGELTPAGRVQAEELGRAFRCMYPGGQDSCRSMGGESPIDCGDYAGFPGCGLLRLHSTYRHDLKIYASDEGRVQMTAAAFAKGLLALEGELTPILVQMVKSANMNGLLDSDSDSLTDCHQRVKARLHDVMQKDQDFSEDYQKLAPTGSPSLINSMKTIQNPVRTCDKVHALIQSLTRQIRSRLEDPKSANLQLYHSETLELMLQRWSKLERDFRMKSGRYDISKIPDIYDCVKYDTQHNGSLALEDTLELFRLSRALADIIIPQEYGISKLEKLDIASAYCLPLVRKIQLDLQRTHEDEAVNKLHPLWFRYSRGVMSPGRHVRTRLYFTSESHVHSLLSIFRYGGLLDEGKDEQWKQAMDYLSAVTELNYMTQIVIMLYEDNNKDPSSEERFHVELHFSPGVKVSPNEENAPAGFGFRPASAKSQEKQEDLGSLEDLTEDQPTCHTLSDPLSIHRKSPLLGNRKAGSMEVLSECSTSSRGAIYRLFPSCSRQSPEVKSSGLGFPYTGLFSASSRGVSSSAPNLRELAPSQRKKVTSPRRRTSGHGFEGCSMVPSIYPLETLHNSLSLKQVDEFLNKVCESRSETLTKTLKCLSAMFDSQFQPSMQQPESLERASSSVAPSPPQPPARPVWYLSNPPSAASTSGPSSPSSAEPPALSISSE, encoded by the exons ATGAGGAACGCTTCGGATCCCTAtgacgaggaggaggatgacGATGATGTG tcctcTGAGCGTCAGATTGTGGTGGGCATATGCTCCATGATGAAGAAGTCCAACTCCAAGCCCATGACCCAGATCATGGAGCGACTGTGTAAGTTTGAGTACATCACTGTGGTCATCTTCCCAGAAGACGTCATACTCAACGAACCCGTAGAGAAGTGGCCCCTGTGTGACTGTCTCATCTCCTTCCACTCCaaag GATTTCCCCTGGACAAAGCCGTGAGTTATGCCAAATTAAGGAACCCTCTTCTTATCAATGACCTCAATATGCAGTACTTCATTCGGGACAG GAGAGAAGTGTATCGTATTCTGAAGGAGGAGGGTATCGACCTGCCACGCTATGCTGTGTTGAACCGGGACCCTGACAGACCCAAAG agtgTAACCtggtggagggagaggaccATGTTGAGGTAAATGGGGAAGTCTTCCAGAAGCCTTTTGTGGAGAAGCCCGTGTCTGCAGAGGACCACAATGTGTACATCTACTACCCCACCCCAGCAGGGGGGGGCAGCCAGCGTCTCTTCAGAAAG ATTGGAAGCCGCAGCAGTGTGTACTCTCCCGAGAGCGCAGTTCGCAAGACTGGCTCTTATATATATGAGGAATTCATGCCTACAGACGGTACAGATGTGAAG GTGTACACAGTAGGTCCTGACTATGCCCACGCAGAAGCCCGAAAGTCCCCGGCGCTGGACGGGAAGGTGGAGAGGGACAGTGAGGGGAAGGAGATCCGCTACCCGGTCATGCTCACGGCCATGGAGAAACTAGTGGCCCGCAAAGTGTGTCTGGCGTTCAAG CAAACAGTATGCGGTTTTGACCTCCTCCGGGCAAATGGACACTCCTTTGTCTGTGATGTAAATGGCTTTAGCTTTGTAAAGAACTCCATGAAATACTATGACGACTGTGCCAAAGTCCTGGG GAACATGGTAATGCGGGAGCTGGCGCCTCAGCTACACATCCCTTGGTCCATCCCCATGGAAGCGGAGGACATCCCCATAGTTCCCACCACCTCAGGAACCAT GATGGAGCTCCGTTGCGTGATTGCGGTGATTCGCCATGGAGACCGCACGCCCAAGCAGAAGATGAAGATGGAGGTGCGGAATGCCCT GTTCTTCGAACTGTTTGACAAGTATGGTGGGTACAAGACTGGAAAGTTGAAGCTGAAGAAGCCCAAGCAGCTGCAG GAGGTGTTGGATATTGCTCGTCAGCTGCTGGCTGAACTGGGTCAGCACAATGACTGTGAGATCGAGGAGAAGAAGTCCAAACTGGAACAGCTGAAGACCGTCCTGGAGAT ggAATCCAGCCTGAACGATAATCA GTACGGCCATTTCTCTGGGATTAACCGGAAGGTGCAGCTGACCTATCTGCCCAACGGACAGCTGAAGGCATCGAGTGAAGAAGAAG actctctgaCAGGTGGTCCTTCCCTCCTGCTGGTGTTGAAGTGGGGGGGGGAGCTGACCCCGGCGGGCCGTGTGCAGGCCGAGGAACTGGGCAGGGCGTTTCGCTGCATGTACCCTGGAGGCCAAG ATAGCTGCAGATCCATGGGCGGCGAGTCCCCTATTGACTGTG GTGATTATGCAGGCTTCCCTGGTTGTGGCCTTCTGCGTTTACACAGCACCTACCGCCATGACCTCAAGATCTACGCCTCGGACGAGGGCCGCGTGCAGATGACCGCTGCAGCCTTCgcaaag GGCCTGCTGGCGCTGGAGGGCGAGCTCACGCCCATCCTGGTGCAGATGGTGAAGAGCGCCAACATGAACGGTCTGCTAGACAGCGACAGCGACTCGCTGACCGACTGCCATCAGCGCGTCAAGGCCCGCCTCCACGACGTCATGCAGAAGGACCAGGACTTCAGCGAGGACTACCAGAAG CTGGCTCCCACTGGCAGCCCCTCCTTGATCAACTCCATGAAGACCATCCAGAATCCCGTCAGGACGTGCGACAAGGTGCACGCTCTCATCCAGAGCCTCACGCGTCAGATACGCAGTCGCCTAGAGGACCCCAAATCCGCCA ACCTGCAGCTGTACCACAGCGAGACCCTGGAGCTGATGCTGCAGCGCTGGTCCAAACTGGAGCGGGACTTCCGCATGAAGAGCGGCCGCTACGACATCAGCAAGATCCCCGACATCTACGACTGCGTGAAGTACGACACGCAGCACAACGGCTCTCTGGCCCTGGAGGACACGCTGGAGCTCTTCCGACTGTCACGGGCGCTCGCCGACATCATCATTCCACAA GAGTATGGCATTAGTAAGCTGGAGAAGCTGGACATTGCCAGTGCGTACTGCCTGCCGCTGGTTAGGAAGATCCAGCTGGACCTGCAGAGGACACATGAGGATGAGGCTGTCAACAAGCTCCACCCACT GTGGTTCAGGTACTCGCGTGGCGTGATGTCTCCGGGTCGCCACGTGCGAACCCGGCTTTACTTCACCAGCGAGAGCCACGTGCACTCCCTGCTCAGCATCTTCCGCTACGGAGGCCTTCTCGAC GAGGGGAAGGATGAGCAGTGGAAACAGGCCATGGATTACCTTAGTGCTGTAACTGAACTCAACTACATGACTCAGATAGTCATTATGCTGTATGAAGACAACAATAAG gatccATCTTCAGAGGAACGTTTCCATGTGGAGCTGCACTTCAGTCCCGGGGTGAAGGTCAGCCCAAACGAGGAGAATGCACCAGCAGGCTTTGGGTTCCGCCCTGCCTCCGctaag AGTCAGGAGAAGCAGGAGGACTTGGGTAGCCTGGAGGACCTGACGGAGGACCAACCTACCTGTCACACCCTCTCGGACCCCCTGAGCATCCACAGGAAGTCGCCGTTGCTTGGCAACCGCAAGGCTGGCTCCATGGAG GTCCTGTCTGAGTGCAGCACCTCCTCTCGTGGGGCCATTTATCGTCTCTTCCCCTCGTGTTCCCGCCAGTCTCCTGAGGTGAAGTCCAGCGGCCTGG GCTTCCCATACACAGGCCTCTTCAGTGCCTCCTCCCGAGGGGTGTCCTCCAGCGCCCCTAACCTACGCGAGCTAGCGCCATCCCAGCGCAAAAAGGTCACCTCCCCCAGGAGGCGGACCAGTGGGCACG GCTTTGAAGGCTGCTCGATGGTGCCCTCTATCTACCCATTGGAGACACTGCACAACTCCCTCTCGCTGAAACAAGTGGACGAGTTTCTCAACAAAGTGTGTGAAAGCAGGAGTGAGACCCTCACCAAAACATTGAAAt GTCTCTCAGCTATGTTTGATTCCCAGTTCCAGCCATCCATGCAGCAGCCCGAGAGTCTGGAACGGGCCAGTTCTTCTGTAGCTCCTTCACCTCCGCAACCGCCAGCCCGGCCTGTCTGGT ACCTCAGCAATCCTCCTAGCGCTGCATCCACTTCAGGACCTTCATCCCCATCCTCGGCTGAGCCTCCAGCCCTCAGCATCAGCAGCGAGTAG
- the ppip5k1b gene encoding inositol hexakisphosphate and diphosphoinositol-pentakisphosphate kinase 1 isoform X3, whose amino-acid sequence MRNASDPYDEEEDDDDVSSERQIVVGICSMMKKSNSKPMTQIMERLCKFEYITVVIFPEDVILNEPVEKWPLCDCLISFHSKGFPLDKAVSYAKLRNPLLINDLNMQYFIRDRREVYRILKEEGIDLPRYAVLNRDPDRPKECNLVEGEDHVEVNGEVFQKPFVEKPVSAEDHNVYIYYPTPAGGGSQRLFRKIGSRSSVYSPESAVRKTGSYIYEEFMPTDGTDVKVYTVGPDYAHAEARKSPALDGKVERDSEGKEIRYPVMLTAMEKLVARKVCLAFKQTVCGFDLLRANGHSFVCDVNGFSFVKNSMKYYDDCAKVLGNMVMRELAPQLHIPWSIPMEAEDIPIVPTTSGTMMELRCVIAVIRHGDRTPKQKMKMEVRNALFFELFDKYGGYKTGKLKLKKPKQLQEVLDIARQLLAELGQHNDCEIEEKKSKLEQLKTVLEMYGHFSGINRKVQLTYLPNGQLKASSEEEDSLTGGPSLLLVLKWGGELTPAGRVQAEELGRAFRCMYPGGQDSCRSMGGESPIDCGDYAGFPGCGLLRLHSTYRHDLKIYASDEGRVQMTAAAFAKGLLALEGELTPILVQMVKSANMNGLLDSDSDSLTDCHQRVKARLHDVMQKDQDFSEDYQKLAPTGSPSLINSMKTIQNPVRTCDKVHALIQSLTRQIRSRLEDPKSANLQLYHSETLELMLQRWSKLERDFRMKSGRYDISKIPDIYDCVKYDTQHNGSLALEDTLELFRLSRALADIIIPQEYGISKLEKLDIASAYCLPLVRKIQLDLQRTHEDEAVNKLHPLWFRYSRGVMSPGRHVRTRLYFTSESHVHSLLSIFRYGGLLDEGKDEQWKQAMDYLSAVTELNYMTQIVIMLYEDNNKDPSSEERFHVELHFSPGVKVSPNEENAPAGFGFRPASAKSQEKQEDLGSLEDLTEDQPTCHTLSDPLSIHRKSPLLGNRKAGSMEVLSECSTSSRGAIYRLFPSCSRQSPEVKSSGLGFPYTGLFSASSRGVSSSAPNLRELAPSQRKKVTSPRRRTSGHELLSMPAVKRFSVSYARHPTNGFEGCSMVPSIYPLETLHNSLSLKQVDEFLNKVCESRSETLTKTLKCLSAMFDSQFQPSMQQPESLERASSSVAPSPPQPPARPVWYLSNPPSAASTSGPSSPSSAEPPALSISSE is encoded by the exons ATGAGGAACGCTTCGGATCCCTAtgacgaggaggaggatgacGATGATGTG tcctcTGAGCGTCAGATTGTGGTGGGCATATGCTCCATGATGAAGAAGTCCAACTCCAAGCCCATGACCCAGATCATGGAGCGACTGTGTAAGTTTGAGTACATCACTGTGGTCATCTTCCCAGAAGACGTCATACTCAACGAACCCGTAGAGAAGTGGCCCCTGTGTGACTGTCTCATCTCCTTCCACTCCaaag GATTTCCCCTGGACAAAGCCGTGAGTTATGCCAAATTAAGGAACCCTCTTCTTATCAATGACCTCAATATGCAGTACTTCATTCGGGACAG GAGAGAAGTGTATCGTATTCTGAAGGAGGAGGGTATCGACCTGCCACGCTATGCTGTGTTGAACCGGGACCCTGACAGACCCAAAG agtgTAACCtggtggagggagaggaccATGTTGAGGTAAATGGGGAAGTCTTCCAGAAGCCTTTTGTGGAGAAGCCCGTGTCTGCAGAGGACCACAATGTGTACATCTACTACCCCACCCCAGCAGGGGGGGGCAGCCAGCGTCTCTTCAGAAAG ATTGGAAGCCGCAGCAGTGTGTACTCTCCCGAGAGCGCAGTTCGCAAGACTGGCTCTTATATATATGAGGAATTCATGCCTACAGACGGTACAGATGTGAAG GTGTACACAGTAGGTCCTGACTATGCCCACGCAGAAGCCCGAAAGTCCCCGGCGCTGGACGGGAAGGTGGAGAGGGACAGTGAGGGGAAGGAGATCCGCTACCCGGTCATGCTCACGGCCATGGAGAAACTAGTGGCCCGCAAAGTGTGTCTGGCGTTCAAG CAAACAGTATGCGGTTTTGACCTCCTCCGGGCAAATGGACACTCCTTTGTCTGTGATGTAAATGGCTTTAGCTTTGTAAAGAACTCCATGAAATACTATGACGACTGTGCCAAAGTCCTGGG GAACATGGTAATGCGGGAGCTGGCGCCTCAGCTACACATCCCTTGGTCCATCCCCATGGAAGCGGAGGACATCCCCATAGTTCCCACCACCTCAGGAACCAT GATGGAGCTCCGTTGCGTGATTGCGGTGATTCGCCATGGAGACCGCACGCCCAAGCAGAAGATGAAGATGGAGGTGCGGAATGCCCT GTTCTTCGAACTGTTTGACAAGTATGGTGGGTACAAGACTGGAAAGTTGAAGCTGAAGAAGCCCAAGCAGCTGCAG GAGGTGTTGGATATTGCTCGTCAGCTGCTGGCTGAACTGGGTCAGCACAATGACTGTGAGATCGAGGAGAAGAAGTCCAAACTGGAACAGCTGAAGACCGTCCTGGAGAT GTACGGCCATTTCTCTGGGATTAACCGGAAGGTGCAGCTGACCTATCTGCCCAACGGACAGCTGAAGGCATCGAGTGAAGAAGAAG actctctgaCAGGTGGTCCTTCCCTCCTGCTGGTGTTGAAGTGGGGGGGGGAGCTGACCCCGGCGGGCCGTGTGCAGGCCGAGGAACTGGGCAGGGCGTTTCGCTGCATGTACCCTGGAGGCCAAG ATAGCTGCAGATCCATGGGCGGCGAGTCCCCTATTGACTGTG GTGATTATGCAGGCTTCCCTGGTTGTGGCCTTCTGCGTTTACACAGCACCTACCGCCATGACCTCAAGATCTACGCCTCGGACGAGGGCCGCGTGCAGATGACCGCTGCAGCCTTCgcaaag GGCCTGCTGGCGCTGGAGGGCGAGCTCACGCCCATCCTGGTGCAGATGGTGAAGAGCGCCAACATGAACGGTCTGCTAGACAGCGACAGCGACTCGCTGACCGACTGCCATCAGCGCGTCAAGGCCCGCCTCCACGACGTCATGCAGAAGGACCAGGACTTCAGCGAGGACTACCAGAAG CTGGCTCCCACTGGCAGCCCCTCCTTGATCAACTCCATGAAGACCATCCAGAATCCCGTCAGGACGTGCGACAAGGTGCACGCTCTCATCCAGAGCCTCACGCGTCAGATACGCAGTCGCCTAGAGGACCCCAAATCCGCCA ACCTGCAGCTGTACCACAGCGAGACCCTGGAGCTGATGCTGCAGCGCTGGTCCAAACTGGAGCGGGACTTCCGCATGAAGAGCGGCCGCTACGACATCAGCAAGATCCCCGACATCTACGACTGCGTGAAGTACGACACGCAGCACAACGGCTCTCTGGCCCTGGAGGACACGCTGGAGCTCTTCCGACTGTCACGGGCGCTCGCCGACATCATCATTCCACAA GAGTATGGCATTAGTAAGCTGGAGAAGCTGGACATTGCCAGTGCGTACTGCCTGCCGCTGGTTAGGAAGATCCAGCTGGACCTGCAGAGGACACATGAGGATGAGGCTGTCAACAAGCTCCACCCACT GTGGTTCAGGTACTCGCGTGGCGTGATGTCTCCGGGTCGCCACGTGCGAACCCGGCTTTACTTCACCAGCGAGAGCCACGTGCACTCCCTGCTCAGCATCTTCCGCTACGGAGGCCTTCTCGAC GAGGGGAAGGATGAGCAGTGGAAACAGGCCATGGATTACCTTAGTGCTGTAACTGAACTCAACTACATGACTCAGATAGTCATTATGCTGTATGAAGACAACAATAAG gatccATCTTCAGAGGAACGTTTCCATGTGGAGCTGCACTTCAGTCCCGGGGTGAAGGTCAGCCCAAACGAGGAGAATGCACCAGCAGGCTTTGGGTTCCGCCCTGCCTCCGctaag AGTCAGGAGAAGCAGGAGGACTTGGGTAGCCTGGAGGACCTGACGGAGGACCAACCTACCTGTCACACCCTCTCGGACCCCCTGAGCATCCACAGGAAGTCGCCGTTGCTTGGCAACCGCAAGGCTGGCTCCATGGAG GTCCTGTCTGAGTGCAGCACCTCCTCTCGTGGGGCCATTTATCGTCTCTTCCCCTCGTGTTCCCGCCAGTCTCCTGAGGTGAAGTCCAGCGGCCTGG GCTTCCCATACACAGGCCTCTTCAGTGCCTCCTCCCGAGGGGTGTCCTCCAGCGCCCCTAACCTACGCGAGCTAGCGCCATCCCAGCGCAAAAAGGTCACCTCCCCCAGGAGGCGGACCAGTGGGCACG AGTTGCTCTCGATGCCGGCTGTAAAGAGGTTTTCTGTGTCGTATGCCAGGCATCCAACTAATG GCTTTGAAGGCTGCTCGATGGTGCCCTCTATCTACCCATTGGAGACACTGCACAACTCCCTCTCGCTGAAACAAGTGGACGAGTTTCTCAACAAAGTGTGTGAAAGCAGGAGTGAGACCCTCACCAAAACATTGAAAt GTCTCTCAGCTATGTTTGATTCCCAGTTCCAGCCATCCATGCAGCAGCCCGAGAGTCTGGAACGGGCCAGTTCTTCTGTAGCTCCTTCACCTCCGCAACCGCCAGCCCGGCCTGTCTGGT ACCTCAGCAATCCTCCTAGCGCTGCATCCACTTCAGGACCTTCATCCCCATCCTCGGCTGAGCCTCCAGCCCTCAGCATCAGCAGCGAGTAG
- the ppip5k1b gene encoding inositol hexakisphosphate and diphosphoinositol-pentakisphosphate kinase 1 isoform X10: protein MRNASDPYDEEEDDDDVSSERQIVVGICSMMKKSNSKPMTQIMERLCKFEYITVVIFPEDVILNEPVEKWPLCDCLISFHSKGFPLDKAVSYAKLRNPLLINDLNMQYFIRDRREVYRILKEEGIDLPRYAVLNRDPDRPKECNLVEGEDHVEVNGEVFQKPFVEKPVSAEDHNVYIYYPTPAGGGSQRLFRKIGSRSSVYSPESAVRKTGSYIYEEFMPTDGTDVKVYTVGPDYAHAEARKSPALDGKVERDSEGKEIRYPVMLTAMEKLVARKVCLAFKQTVCGFDLLRANGHSFVCDVNGFSFVKNSMKYYDDCAKVLGNMVMRELAPQLHIPWSIPMEAEDIPIVPTTSGTMMELRCVIAVIRHGDRTPKQKMKMEVRNALFFELFDKYGGYKTGKLKLKKPKQLQEVLDIARQLLAELGQHNDCEIEEKKSKLEQLKTVLEMESSLNDNQYGHFSGINRKVQLTYLPNGQLKASSEEEDSLTGGPSLLLVLKWGGELTPAGRVQAEELGRAFRCMYPGGQDSCRSMGGESPIDCGDYAGFPGCGLLRLHSTYRHDLKIYASDEGRVQMTAAAFAKGLLALEGELTPILVQMVKSANMNGLLDSDSDSLTDCHQRVKARLHDVMQKDQDFSEDYQKLAPTGSPSLINSMKTIQNPVRTCDKVHALIQSLTRQIRSRLEDPKSANLQLYHSETLELMLQRWSKLERDFRMKSGRYDISKIPDIYDCVKYDTQHNGSLALEDTLELFRLSRALADIIIPQEYGISKLEKLDIASAYCLPLVRKIQLDLQRTHEDEAVNKLHPLWFRYSRGVMSPGRHVRTRLYFTSESHVHSLLSIFRYGGLLDEGKDEQWKQAMDYLSAVTELNYMTQIVIMLYEDNNKDPSSEERFHVELHFSPGVKVSPNEENAPAGFGFRPASAKSQEKQEDLGSLEDLTEDQPTCHTLSDPLSIHRKSPLLGNRKAGSMEVLSECSTSSRGAIYRLFPSCSRQSPEVKSSGLGFEGCSMVPSIYPLETLHNSLSLKQVDEFLNKVCESRSETLTKTLKCLSAMFDSQFQPSMQQPESLERASSSVAPSPPQPPARPVWYLSNPPSAASTSGPSSPSSAEPPALSISSE, encoded by the exons ATGAGGAACGCTTCGGATCCCTAtgacgaggaggaggatgacGATGATGTG tcctcTGAGCGTCAGATTGTGGTGGGCATATGCTCCATGATGAAGAAGTCCAACTCCAAGCCCATGACCCAGATCATGGAGCGACTGTGTAAGTTTGAGTACATCACTGTGGTCATCTTCCCAGAAGACGTCATACTCAACGAACCCGTAGAGAAGTGGCCCCTGTGTGACTGTCTCATCTCCTTCCACTCCaaag GATTTCCCCTGGACAAAGCCGTGAGTTATGCCAAATTAAGGAACCCTCTTCTTATCAATGACCTCAATATGCAGTACTTCATTCGGGACAG GAGAGAAGTGTATCGTATTCTGAAGGAGGAGGGTATCGACCTGCCACGCTATGCTGTGTTGAACCGGGACCCTGACAGACCCAAAG agtgTAACCtggtggagggagaggaccATGTTGAGGTAAATGGGGAAGTCTTCCAGAAGCCTTTTGTGGAGAAGCCCGTGTCTGCAGAGGACCACAATGTGTACATCTACTACCCCACCCCAGCAGGGGGGGGCAGCCAGCGTCTCTTCAGAAAG ATTGGAAGCCGCAGCAGTGTGTACTCTCCCGAGAGCGCAGTTCGCAAGACTGGCTCTTATATATATGAGGAATTCATGCCTACAGACGGTACAGATGTGAAG GTGTACACAGTAGGTCCTGACTATGCCCACGCAGAAGCCCGAAAGTCCCCGGCGCTGGACGGGAAGGTGGAGAGGGACAGTGAGGGGAAGGAGATCCGCTACCCGGTCATGCTCACGGCCATGGAGAAACTAGTGGCCCGCAAAGTGTGTCTGGCGTTCAAG CAAACAGTATGCGGTTTTGACCTCCTCCGGGCAAATGGACACTCCTTTGTCTGTGATGTAAATGGCTTTAGCTTTGTAAAGAACTCCATGAAATACTATGACGACTGTGCCAAAGTCCTGGG GAACATGGTAATGCGGGAGCTGGCGCCTCAGCTACACATCCCTTGGTCCATCCCCATGGAAGCGGAGGACATCCCCATAGTTCCCACCACCTCAGGAACCAT GATGGAGCTCCGTTGCGTGATTGCGGTGATTCGCCATGGAGACCGCACGCCCAAGCAGAAGATGAAGATGGAGGTGCGGAATGCCCT GTTCTTCGAACTGTTTGACAAGTATGGTGGGTACAAGACTGGAAAGTTGAAGCTGAAGAAGCCCAAGCAGCTGCAG GAGGTGTTGGATATTGCTCGTCAGCTGCTGGCTGAACTGGGTCAGCACAATGACTGTGAGATCGAGGAGAAGAAGTCCAAACTGGAACAGCTGAAGACCGTCCTGGAGAT ggAATCCAGCCTGAACGATAATCA GTACGGCCATTTCTCTGGGATTAACCGGAAGGTGCAGCTGACCTATCTGCCCAACGGACAGCTGAAGGCATCGAGTGAAGAAGAAG actctctgaCAGGTGGTCCTTCCCTCCTGCTGGTGTTGAAGTGGGGGGGGGAGCTGACCCCGGCGGGCCGTGTGCAGGCCGAGGAACTGGGCAGGGCGTTTCGCTGCATGTACCCTGGAGGCCAAG ATAGCTGCAGATCCATGGGCGGCGAGTCCCCTATTGACTGTG GTGATTATGCAGGCTTCCCTGGTTGTGGCCTTCTGCGTTTACACAGCACCTACCGCCATGACCTCAAGATCTACGCCTCGGACGAGGGCCGCGTGCAGATGACCGCTGCAGCCTTCgcaaag GGCCTGCTGGCGCTGGAGGGCGAGCTCACGCCCATCCTGGTGCAGATGGTGAAGAGCGCCAACATGAACGGTCTGCTAGACAGCGACAGCGACTCGCTGACCGACTGCCATCAGCGCGTCAAGGCCCGCCTCCACGACGTCATGCAGAAGGACCAGGACTTCAGCGAGGACTACCAGAAG CTGGCTCCCACTGGCAGCCCCTCCTTGATCAACTCCATGAAGACCATCCAGAATCCCGTCAGGACGTGCGACAAGGTGCACGCTCTCATCCAGAGCCTCACGCGTCAGATACGCAGTCGCCTAGAGGACCCCAAATCCGCCA ACCTGCAGCTGTACCACAGCGAGACCCTGGAGCTGATGCTGCAGCGCTGGTCCAAACTGGAGCGGGACTTCCGCATGAAGAGCGGCCGCTACGACATCAGCAAGATCCCCGACATCTACGACTGCGTGAAGTACGACACGCAGCACAACGGCTCTCTGGCCCTGGAGGACACGCTGGAGCTCTTCCGACTGTCACGGGCGCTCGCCGACATCATCATTCCACAA GAGTATGGCATTAGTAAGCTGGAGAAGCTGGACATTGCCAGTGCGTACTGCCTGCCGCTGGTTAGGAAGATCCAGCTGGACCTGCAGAGGACACATGAGGATGAGGCTGTCAACAAGCTCCACCCACT GTGGTTCAGGTACTCGCGTGGCGTGATGTCTCCGGGTCGCCACGTGCGAACCCGGCTTTACTTCACCAGCGAGAGCCACGTGCACTCCCTGCTCAGCATCTTCCGCTACGGAGGCCTTCTCGAC GAGGGGAAGGATGAGCAGTGGAAACAGGCCATGGATTACCTTAGTGCTGTAACTGAACTCAACTACATGACTCAGATAGTCATTATGCTGTATGAAGACAACAATAAG gatccATCTTCAGAGGAACGTTTCCATGTGGAGCTGCACTTCAGTCCCGGGGTGAAGGTCAGCCCAAACGAGGAGAATGCACCAGCAGGCTTTGGGTTCCGCCCTGCCTCCGctaag AGTCAGGAGAAGCAGGAGGACTTGGGTAGCCTGGAGGACCTGACGGAGGACCAACCTACCTGTCACACCCTCTCGGACCCCCTGAGCATCCACAGGAAGTCGCCGTTGCTTGGCAACCGCAAGGCTGGCTCCATGGAG GTCCTGTCTGAGTGCAGCACCTCCTCTCGTGGGGCCATTTATCGTCTCTTCCCCTCGTGTTCCCGCCAGTCTCCTGAGGTGAAGTCCAGCGGCCTGG GCTTTGAAGGCTGCTCGATGGTGCCCTCTATCTACCCATTGGAGACACTGCACAACTCCCTCTCGCTGAAACAAGTGGACGAGTTTCTCAACAAAGTGTGTGAAAGCAGGAGTGAGACCCTCACCAAAACATTGAAAt GTCTCTCAGCTATGTTTGATTCCCAGTTCCAGCCATCCATGCAGCAGCCCGAGAGTCTGGAACGGGCCAGTTCTTCTGTAGCTCCTTCACCTCCGCAACCGCCAGCCCGGCCTGTCTGGT ACCTCAGCAATCCTCCTAGCGCTGCATCCACTTCAGGACCTTCATCCCCATCCTCGGCTGAGCCTCCAGCCCTCAGCATCAGCAGCGAGTAG